A DNA window from Acidimicrobiia bacterium contains the following coding sequences:
- a CDS encoding nuclear transport factor 2 family protein, whose protein sequence is MSNTESDDTAIRRLLATYCHAYDDGRTDDFAALFTDDAQFTVMGVTHTGRPAIRENIGAWKPGTPVGQHVTYNAVIEVTGDAADAATDFCYLQRSDDGLRLTQAGRYIDELVREGGGWRFRSRTIRFLGDDS, encoded by the coding sequence ATGTCGAACACGGAGTCCGATGACACCGCGATCCGCCGGCTCCTGGCCACGTACTGCCACGCCTACGACGACGGGCGAACCGACGACTTCGCCGCGCTCTTCACCGACGACGCGCAGTTCACGGTGATGGGTGTGACCCACACGGGCCGACCCGCCATCCGAGAGAACATCGGTGCCTGGAAGCCCGGGACACCCGTGGGCCAGCACGTCACCTACAACGCCGTGATCGAGGTGACCGGCGACGCCGCCGACGCAGCGACCGACTTCTGCTATCTCCAGCGATCCGATGACGGCCTCCGCCTCACCCAGGCCGGACGCTACATCGACGAACTCGTACGCGAGGGGGGCGGGTGGCGCTTCCGGAGTCGCACGATCCGGTTCCTCGGCGACGACTCCTGA
- a CDS encoding alpha/beta hydrolase translates to MSTADDTAQEIVDELVPRHDVPRGGRSGFAVVDDRQVHYLEWGHSTAPTVVCLHGGGQTAYMWEELGAALARRCHLLAPDLPGHGDSDALPAGEFDRRRLAGAVISFLEEFGVRRAAFVGASLGGITSLTVASDHVDLVEAVVLVDIGHRMESEGVRRIVEFMTAHESFADLEEAADAVAEYLPRRKDVRIESLKRNLRQRPDGRWEWKHNFGRRIRQRQAEGVFDVNRAQTLVQGVGEEARGLECPVLVLRGKESDLLSEGGAQEITDLIPNARLARIAGAGHHAAGDNPTTTVELISEFLDEINWA, encoded by the coding sequence GTGAGTACAGCCGACGACACCGCGCAGGAGATCGTCGACGAGCTCGTCCCCCGCCACGATGTTCCCCGCGGTGGGCGGAGCGGCTTCGCCGTCGTCGATGACCGGCAGGTCCACTATCTGGAATGGGGGCACTCGACGGCGCCCACGGTCGTGTGCCTCCATGGCGGTGGCCAGACCGCCTACATGTGGGAGGAGCTCGGCGCGGCTCTCGCGCGGCGCTGCCACCTCCTGGCGCCCGACCTGCCCGGCCACGGTGACTCCGATGCACTCCCCGCAGGCGAGTTCGATCGGCGCCGTCTGGCCGGCGCGGTGATCTCGTTCCTCGAGGAGTTCGGCGTGCGTCGTGCGGCGTTCGTGGGCGCGTCGCTCGGAGGGATCACTTCGCTCACCGTGGCATCGGACCACGTGGATCTCGTCGAAGCGGTCGTGCTCGTCGACATCGGTCACCGGATGGAGAGCGAAGGCGTGCGCCGTATCGTCGAGTTCATGACTGCTCACGAGTCGTTCGCGGATCTGGAGGAGGCGGCCGACGCTGTCGCGGAGTACCTGCCCCGTCGCAAGGACGTCAGGATCGAGAGTCTCAAACGCAACCTCCGACAGCGTCCCGACGGCCGTTGGGAGTGGAAGCACAACTTCGGACGGAGAATCCGTCAACGGCAGGCCGAAGGCGTCTTCGACGTCAACCGTGCCCAGACGCTCGTACAGGGTGTCGGGGAGGAGGCCCGAGGTCTCGAGTGCCCGGTCCTGGTCCTTCGAGGCAAGGAGAGCGACCTGCTCTCCGAAGGCGGTGCGCAGGAGATCACGGATCTGATCCCGAATGCACGCCTCGCGCGCATCGCCGGTGCCGGACATCACGCAGCGGGTGACAACCCCACGACGACGGTCGAGCTCATCTCCGAGTTCCTCGACGAGATCAACTGGGCATGA
- a CDS encoding SDR family oxidoreductase has protein sequence MGLLDGKVAIVTGAGRGIGRGEAVLLASHGASVVVNDVGGEWDGTGADDRPATQVVEEITEAGGRAVANGDDVADWEGAQRLIQTAIDTFGDLHILVNNAGILRDGMSFNLDEEAWDSVIRVHLKGHFAPSHHAARYWREQSKAGVEVPRRIINTTSESGLFGNAGQANYSAAKAGIASLSIVLSRELAKYGVTVNCVAPRARTRMTAGTFGGFDEPGDDTFDEWSPDNIAPTVGFLASDEAGDITGQVFVVWADRVHLMTGWSPVHTAEGDGKRWTVEGLVAQKSEMFADRDRGSPPMGFGL, from the coding sequence ATGGGACTGCTCGACGGAAAGGTAGCGATCGTCACCGGAGCCGGACGCGGCATCGGGCGGGGCGAGGCGGTGCTTCTCGCGTCGCACGGCGCAAGTGTGGTGGTCAACGACGTGGGCGGTGAGTGGGACGGCACGGGCGCCGACGACCGCCCGGCCACCCAGGTCGTGGAGGAGATCACCGAGGCCGGGGGAAGAGCCGTGGCCAACGGGGACGACGTCGCCGACTGGGAGGGCGCGCAGCGCCTGATTCAGACCGCCATCGACACCTTCGGCGACCTTCACATCCTCGTCAACAACGCTGGAATTCTCCGTGACGGAATGAGCTTCAACCTCGACGAGGAGGCCTGGGACTCGGTGATCCGGGTGCATCTCAAGGGACACTTCGCGCCCTCGCACCACGCGGCTCGCTACTGGCGCGAACAATCGAAGGCCGGCGTCGAGGTACCCCGTCGCATCATCAACACCACGAGTGAATCGGGGCTCTTCGGAAACGCCGGCCAGGCCAACTACTCGGCGGCCAAGGCCGGAATCGCCTCTCTCAGCATCGTCCTGTCACGTGAGTTGGCGAAGTACGGCGTCACCGTGAACTGCGTGGCGCCCCGTGCCCGTACACGCATGACCGCCGGTACGTTCGGCGGCTTCGACGAGCCCGGAGACGACACCTTCGACGAGTGGTCGCCCGACAACATCGCACCGACCGTGGGCTTCCTCGCGTCGGACGAGGCAGGTGACATCACCGGTCAGGTGTTCGTCGTGTGGGCGGACCGCGTCCATCTCATGACCGGGTGGTCGCCCGTACACACCGCGGAGGGTGACGGGAAGCGGTGGACGGTCGAGGGCCTCGTCGCCCAGAAGTCCGAGATGTTCGCCGATCGCGACCGAGGCTCACCGCCGATGGGTTTCGGCCTGTAG
- a CDS encoding inositol monophosphatase family protein: protein MSEGAGTDLADDLARTLAVVDAADELSTSHFEGLAGLAVETKPDLSPVTEADRSVERLVRERLAAENPGDAVVGEEYGTDDGPGGGTGRRWIVDPIDGTQNFIRGVPVWATLLALEIDGEGALGVVSAPALGMRWWATRGAGAFRNGRRIRVSEVSDPADAYVAYDSIPEMERFGLGDAHLDLVRRAHRSRGFGDFWSHVLVAQGACDIAVEPRVNHWDWAPLRVIVEEAGGRATDLDGSPLHGKSGILTSNGRLHREAVAVYSGHGAARTDPGA from the coding sequence GTGAGCGAGGGGGCCGGTACCGATCTGGCCGACGATCTTGCCCGTACCCTGGCTGTGGTCGACGCCGCCGACGAGCTGTCGACCTCACACTTCGAGGGCCTGGCCGGGCTCGCGGTGGAGACGAAGCCCGACCTGTCACCCGTCACCGAAGCCGACCGGTCGGTGGAGCGCCTCGTCCGCGAGCGCCTGGCCGCGGAGAATCCCGGTGATGCGGTCGTCGGTGAGGAGTACGGCACCGACGACGGGCCCGGCGGGGGTACCGGCCGGCGCTGGATCGTCGATCCGATCGACGGTACCCAGAACTTCATCCGGGGCGTCCCGGTCTGGGCGACACTCCTGGCGCTCGAGATCGACGGGGAGGGCGCACTCGGCGTCGTGTCGGCGCCGGCTCTCGGGATGCGCTGGTGGGCCACACGTGGCGCCGGCGCCTTCCGGAACGGTCGGCGGATCCGCGTGTCCGAGGTGAGCGACCCTGCCGACGCCTACGTCGCCTACGACAGCATTCCCGAGATGGAGCGTTTCGGGCTCGGTGACGCGCATCTCGACCTCGTGCGCCGCGCACACCGCTCACGGGGCTTCGGCGACTTCTGGTCGCACGTCCTCGTCGCCCAGGGAGCGTGCGACATCGCCGTCGAGCCGCGCGTCAACCACTGGGACTGGGCGCCGCTGCGGGTCATCGTCGAGGAGGCCGGAGGGCGCGCCACCGACCTCGACGGGTCGCCGCTGCACGGAAAGAGCGGGATCCTCACGTCGAACGGTCGGCTGCACCGTGAAGCCGTCGCCGTCTACAGCGGTCACGGGGCGGCCCGCACGGATCCGGGAGCGTGA
- a CDS encoding FGGY-family carbohydrate kinase, translated as MSVSEVTVGIDIGTTSVKAVAADGDGTVVARARVPHQLQIPAPDLFAHDAAEAWIRGPLEALRQLGDTDPVAISVAAMVPSLTAVDGSGTPVTPGLLYGDARGRAVDEPQHDESGEWRRFLAWTAEQEPGAHGYWPAQAVANNALAGTPALDTTSAVTTYPLFDFSGWDPEVAAEVGVHPEQLPTIVPSGQVAGKVGDAVLEPGTIDALAEQLVAGADAPGDVLVICGTTLIVWAVVEREVTVPGYLCVPHTTPGLWLLGGPSNAGGLFLDWVRRLLGPVPDAPPADPSAVPVWSPYLRGERAPLHDPTLRGQLVDLDLTHGRDAVMRAAFEATGFATRRLLDSTDLAPSRIVATGGGTRVEGWIQALADATSLPVDVAESPEGGALGAAFLARVAGGLEASATDARRWARTGHRVEPDARWVGATAGRYSRFAALIPR; from the coding sequence GTGAGCGTGTCGGAGGTCACCGTCGGCATCGACATCGGGACGACGTCGGTGAAGGCCGTGGCGGCCGACGGCGATGGCACGGTCGTCGCCCGGGCCCGGGTCCCGCACCAGCTCCAGATCCCCGCCCCCGACCTCTTCGCCCACGACGCCGCCGAGGCGTGGATCCGTGGGCCGCTCGAGGCGTTGCGGCAGCTCGGCGACACGGACCCCGTCGCCATCTCCGTCGCGGCGATGGTTCCGTCGCTGACCGCCGTCGACGGGAGCGGGACACCCGTGACGCCGGGCCTCCTCTACGGTGACGCACGGGGACGCGCCGTCGACGAGCCCCAGCACGACGAGAGCGGTGAGTGGCGCCGGTTCCTGGCGTGGACCGCCGAACAGGAACCCGGGGCCCACGGCTACTGGCCGGCCCAGGCGGTCGCCAACAACGCCCTCGCAGGAACGCCGGCGCTCGACACGACGTCTGCGGTCACGACGTACCCCCTGTTCGACTTCTCCGGCTGGGACCCGGAGGTGGCGGCCGAGGTCGGAGTACACCCCGAGCAGCTCCCCACGATCGTGCCGAGCGGCCAGGTGGCCGGAAAGGTCGGTGACGCCGTCCTGGAGCCGGGAACGATCGACGCCCTCGCCGAGCAGCTCGTGGCCGGTGCCGACGCTCCGGGCGACGTCCTCGTCATCTGCGGAACGACGCTCATCGTGTGGGCCGTCGTCGAACGCGAGGTCACCGTGCCCGGCTACCTCTGCGTTCCTCACACCACCCCGGGGCTCTGGCTGCTCGGGGGCCCGAGCAACGCCGGCGGCCTGTTCCTCGACTGGGTGCGCCGCCTGCTCGGCCCGGTCCCGGACGCCCCACCGGCCGACCCCTCGGCTGTTCCGGTGTGGTCCCCGTACCTGAGAGGTGAGCGCGCGCCGCTGCACGACCCGACGCTGCGCGGACAACTCGTCGATCTCGACCTCACCCACGGGCGCGACGCCGTGATGCGCGCGGCGTTCGAAGCCACCGGTTTCGCGACACGTCGTCTCCTCGACTCCACCGACCTGGCGCCGAGCCGCATCGTGGCCACGGGCGGCGGAACGCGTGTCGAGGGGTGGATCCAGGCCCTCGCCGACGCGACGTCGCTGCCCGTTGACGTGGCGGAGAGTCCTGAGGGTGGCGCGTTGGGTGCGGCGTTTCTGGCCCGCGTCGCCGGAGGTCTCGAGGCGTCCGCCACCGACGCCCGGCGGTGGGCGCGCACCGGCCACCGGGTCGAGCCCGACGCGCGGTGGGTCGGGGCGACGGCCGGGCGCTACTCGCGATTTGCGGCACTGATACCCCGTTGA
- a CDS encoding EAL domain-containing protein has product MTEGRARQGVRSVALDALATARDAGAAAVRSARDVTIDFGRDSRARDVAAAVSRNAYGMLVLDDSGTVVHANPAAAGLLSDTVDNLVGRPFGHRVSAGAPVEIDIGHPDGTTGVAEMQAVETVWDGRPALLVSLHDVSARVRAQQRLADEAMHDRLTAVAGRELFIDRIRHALDEARRPPHPGCAVLFIDLDRFKEVNDTFGHRAGDAALRAVAGRLTDCVRPGDTVGRLGGDEFGMLLQRCEDTADARQVGARILAALAEPVVVGGYDFDIGASIGVAFGREGETHPDELLADADRAMYHGKALGGGRVTVFDEAMHRQSVWRDRLENDFRSALERGELRVHYQPVIDLDSERIEGFEALVRWEHPARGLIPPSEFLPMAEQVGLIGDLGRFVLRDACAQLQSWRDEQLVGDRITITVNVSSRELANPGFLDDVTSILRESGVPAANLRLDITETTLMGVERSVDRLAQLAALGVQLQIDDFGAGYSSLRDLDRLPVAALKLDRDLVAGVEEGRGSALVQAAVAFAHALEIRVVAECVETDAQRVALRRLGCDAVQGFVVTAPLAADEAADLLPA; this is encoded by the coding sequence ATGACCGAGGGTCGCGCCCGCCAGGGCGTCCGCAGCGTCGCGCTCGACGCGCTGGCCACCGCGCGTGACGCGGGAGCGGCCGCCGTTCGATCGGCGCGTGACGTCACGATCGACTTCGGGCGCGACTCCCGGGCCCGTGACGTCGCAGCCGCCGTGTCGCGCAACGCTTACGGGATGCTCGTCCTCGATGACAGCGGCACCGTCGTCCACGCCAACCCGGCCGCCGCCGGCCTGCTGTCCGACACGGTCGACAACCTCGTCGGGCGGCCCTTCGGGCATCGCGTCTCGGCAGGAGCGCCTGTCGAGATCGACATCGGTCATCCCGACGGCACGACCGGGGTCGCGGAGATGCAGGCCGTCGAGACGGTGTGGGACGGGCGCCCGGCGCTACTCGTGTCGCTCCACGACGTGTCGGCGCGTGTGCGGGCGCAGCAGCGTCTTGCCGACGAGGCCATGCACGATCGGCTCACCGCGGTCGCCGGGCGGGAGTTGTTCATCGACCGCATTCGTCACGCCCTCGATGAGGCACGCCGTCCGCCTCATCCCGGATGCGCGGTCCTCTTCATCGACCTCGACCGCTTCAAGGAGGTCAACGACACGTTCGGCCACCGGGCCGGCGACGCGGCCCTGCGGGCCGTTGCCGGTCGCCTCACCGACTGCGTGCGGCCGGGCGACACCGTCGGCCGACTGGGAGGCGACGAGTTCGGCATGCTCCTCCAGCGCTGTGAGGACACCGCCGACGCACGGCAGGTGGGGGCGCGGATCCTCGCGGCCCTGGCCGAGCCGGTCGTCGTGGGCGGGTACGACTTCGACATCGGAGCGAGCATCGGCGTGGCGTTCGGCCGGGAGGGCGAGACGCACCCCGACGAACTCCTCGCCGACGCTGACCGTGCGATGTACCACGGCAAGGCGCTCGGTGGTGGGCGTGTCACGGTGTTCGACGAGGCGATGCACCGCCAGAGTGTGTGGCGCGACCGTCTCGAGAACGATTTCCGCAGCGCCCTCGAGCGCGGAGAGCTGCGGGTTCACTACCAGCCTGTCATCGACCTCGACAGCGAGCGGATCGAGGGCTTCGAGGCCCTCGTGCGGTGGGAGCACCCAGCGCGCGGCCTGATCCCGCCGTCGGAGTTCCTGCCAATGGCCGAGCAGGTCGGGCTCATCGGCGATCTCGGCCGTTTCGTGCTTCGCGACGCCTGCGCCCAGTTGCAGAGCTGGCGCGACGAGCAGCTCGTCGGCGATCGGATCACGATCACGGTGAATGTGTCGTCGCGTGAGCTGGCCAATCCGGGCTTTCTCGACGACGTGACGTCCATACTGCGCGAGAGCGGCGTCCCGGCAGCGAACCTCCGGCTGGACATCACCGAGACCACGCTCATGGGCGTGGAACGCTCGGTCGATCGGCTGGCACAGCTCGCGGCGCTGGGAGTGCAGCTCCAGATCGACGACTTCGGAGCCGGCTACTCGTCGTTGCGCGACCTCGACCGTCTCCCCGTCGCGGCACTGAAGCTCGACCGCGATCTCGTTGCGGGCGTCGAGGAGGGACGTGGTTCCGCACTGGTGCAGGCAGCGGTGGCGTTCGCGCACGCCCTCGAGATCCGCGTCGTGGCCGAGTGTGTCGAAACCGATGCACAGCGTGTTGCGCTGCGTCGTCTGGGATGCGACGCCGTCCAGGGTTTCGTGGTGACGGCACCCCTGGCCGCCGACGAGGCGGCCGATCTCCTCCCCGCGTAG
- a CDS encoding amidohydrolase family protein, translating to MTVPTVDADAHVNENPFDWGGVEARHPGWLGVTSSGGRDVLEIEGRPYPLQEGPGRGAPVDASVNPAAAAGARDVRTRLGDMDAEGIDIQVLYGGLVIGATGITDVGLAADMCAAYNSWLLDDVCAEDPDRLKAVAAVPLQDTRRSVDELRRAVDRGAVGVTVPPALSDRNLDDGTLTPFFEAAAGLGTAVAVHGAPGMHVPLPAAERFTNYAQVHALSFPTDQMVALTSLAMGGVLDRFPTLRVAFLESGVGWVPFFAARVDEHFEKLRDMLPAMTTPVTELIARGQCYFSFECEETLLEPYVEHLGAESLVFASDYPHWDGEFPGTAAEATRRAQPLGTETVAAVMGGNALRLYGLDS from the coding sequence GTGACCGTGCCGACCGTCGACGCCGACGCCCACGTGAACGAGAACCCCTTCGACTGGGGCGGCGTGGAGGCCCGTCACCCGGGGTGGCTCGGAGTCACGTCGTCGGGCGGTCGTGACGTCCTCGAGATCGAGGGCCGTCCGTACCCCCTCCAGGAGGGGCCGGGCCGCGGAGCACCCGTCGACGCGTCGGTCAACCCGGCGGCCGCTGCGGGCGCCCGCGACGTCCGGACGCGCCTCGGCGACATGGACGCAGAGGGAATCGACATCCAGGTGCTGTACGGCGGTCTCGTCATCGGCGCCACCGGCATCACTGATGTCGGGCTCGCCGCCGACATGTGCGCCGCCTACAACAGCTGGCTTCTCGACGATGTCTGTGCGGAGGATCCCGACCGTCTGAAGGCGGTCGCCGCCGTCCCGCTCCAGGACACCCGCCGCTCCGTCGACGAGCTCCGGCGGGCCGTGGACCGTGGCGCGGTCGGCGTGACGGTTCCACCGGCGTTGTCGGACCGGAACCTCGACGACGGGACGCTCACCCCCTTCTTCGAGGCGGCGGCGGGCCTCGGCACCGCCGTCGCCGTGCACGGCGCTCCCGGAATGCACGTACCGCTCCCGGCGGCGGAGCGCTTCACCAACTACGCCCAGGTCCACGCGCTCTCGTTCCCCACCGACCAGATGGTGGCGCTCACCTCTCTCGCGATGGGTGGCGTGCTGGACCGCTTCCCGACGCTACGGGTGGCGTTTCTCGAATCGGGTGTCGGATGGGTCCCGTTCTTCGCGGCTCGCGTCGACGAGCATTTCGAGAAGCTGCGCGACATGCTCCCGGCGATGACGACGCCCGTCACCGAGTTGATCGCGCGCGGCCAGTGCTACTTCTCCTTCGAGTGCGAGGAGACCCTGCTCGAGCCGTACGTGGAGCATCTCGGCGCCGAGAGCCTGGTGTTCGCGAGCGACTACCCGCACTGGGACGGCGAGTTCCCCGGGACCGCCGCCGAGGCAACTCGTCGTGCACAGCCGCTCGGCACGGAAACTGTCGCGGCTGTCATGGGCGGGAACGCTCTCCGGCTCTACGGTCTCGACAGCTGA
- a CDS encoding ferredoxin, whose translation MALEIRIDRETCMGSGNCVFWASGVFDLDDDGISTVIDVEAAPKEKIVLAAQGCPTQAIVVLEDGEKIA comes from the coding sequence GTGGCACTCGAGATTCGGATCGACCGGGAGACCTGCATGGGATCCGGGAACTGCGTCTTCTGGGCGTCGGGCGTCTTCGACCTCGACGACGACGGCATCTCGACCGTGATCGACGTCGAGGCGGCACCGAAGGAGAAGATCGTTCTGGCCGCGCAGGGGTGCCCCACACAGGCCATCGTCGTACTCGAAGACGGCGAGAAGATCGCCTGA